The Rhodothermales bacterium genome includes the window CGTTTCCAGAGCACGAAAGTCTTTCAGGTCCTCCACGCGGATGAAGTCCGCGCGATCCCCTGCCTGCATCAACCCTACGTCGAGGTTGTAGTGGCGGACCGGTGTCACGCAGGCGGCCTCTAGCGCATTCCATCTGTCCACACCCGCAGCTACAGCGCGGGCCACCAGCTCGTTGATGTGACCGGTCAGCAACTCGTCCGGGTGCTTGTCATCCGAACACAACATCACCTGCCCGGGGTGGTCCGCCATTATGCCCACCAGGGCATCAAAATTCCGCGCGGCGCTGCCCTCCCGGATGGCCACCTTCATCCCCAATGACAGCTTTTCACGCGCTTCTTCCTCGCTGACACATTCGTGATCGGTGGAGATGCCGGCCGATACGTACGTCCTGAGATCGGCGCCGCGTAGCATGGGGGCATGCCCGTCGACGGGCTTTCCGGCAGCATGCGCCGCCTGGATTTTTGCCATGACGTCCGGCACGCCGGCGACCACCCCGGGGTAGTTCATCATCTCGGAGAGATAGCCGATGCGCGGGTCGGCGAGCAATGCGGCGACCTCCTGAGGGCCGAGCACCGCTCCTGCATGCTCAAATGGAGTGGCTGGCACGCATGAGGGCGCGCCAAAGGCGACGATGAGCGGCACGCGAGCGGCATCGTCCAGCATCCATTGCACACCGGGCACACCGACGACGTTCGCGATCTCGTGTGGATCGCTCACGGTGGCTACCGTGCCGTGCCGCACCGCAAGGCGGGCGAACTGGGACGGTGAGAGCATGGAGCTTTCGATGTGCACATGGGCATCGACAAACCCGGGAAGCAGAAAACCGGGCGCCGCCGTAGCCTCCTCCTGAATGGACTCAATCCGGCCGTCCCGGATCAGGATGCGCCCGGGAAACAGGCGGCGGTTGACGGGATCAACAATCGTCCCGGAGAGCGTTTCTGTCATGGACTTGAGGAATCGTGTTGGGCGGCCAGCGACTCGGGCATCGGCCGCAGGTGCGCAGCATCATGCAGCAGGTCAAGCGCCCGAGGGCCGAGGTTGAAGAGCAGGTCGAGGATGCAGAGATCGGGTTCAAAGCCTTCGAACACCTGCCGGTACCTGATCGGCGACACGTCCACCCCAAACCGCGCCCCGTGACGCTCAATCACGGGAATGCGCGACCGCGGCCGCGATGTGCCCGGAGCGATGTCGATCCTCAGGTTCAACAGGTCCGCCACTGCCCTGATGAGCCCGGCCGACAGATCCCCGAGTGTCGTGACCTCCGGATTGAACCTTGGTGTTAGCGCGTCGATGAAGTGCTCGTAGTAGGGCGCCGCGCCATAGTTGTATCGCAGCGCCTTCGGGTGCTGCCGCCACCAGGCCCCTTCCTGGCTGATGCGGATTGCGCAGAGGCGGATGTCGTCCTGCCCCCGCTCAACGGGCACGGTCAGCCACTGCGTGCCCTGCGGCGTTCGGATTCGCGCACGATTGTGCCGGGTTTGTCGCACGTAGGGGGCGTCCATCAGCAACTCCACCCGATCGGCATGGCTGGCCGCGGCCCAGAAGACTGCCGAAGGAAAGTAGTCCGGTGCACAGGTGAGCGTCATGTGGCAAGGTAGCATGGCGGACTATCTTCCGTCATGACGCGCTCCGCCAATCTCCGTCGCATCGGGCTGCTTGCCCCGGCCGGTCCCCCGCTGGACGCAGAGCGCCTGGAACGAGGGCTCCGGCATCTGGAGGACCGCGGCGTAGAGCTGGTCCGGCCACGTTCATCGTACCCGGTGACCGGTTTTCTGGCGGGCTCCGATGACGCCCGGTTGGCGGAGTTTCACGCCCTTTGCCGGGAGCCGGACATCGATACCATCTTCTGCGTGCGCGGAGGCTATGGGACGCTGAGGCTGCTCGACCAGATCGACTATGACCTTGCGGCAGCGCGACCTCGTGTGCTGGTAGGCTACTCGGACATCACCGCGCTGCAGCTGGCGCTCTTCACTCGCAGCGGGTGGCGGGGGGTATCCGGTCCGATGGTGGGCGTCGAGTGGCCGGAGCCCGAAGCCGACTGGGAATCCCAGTTATGGCAGCTGCTAGAGGGTGAGTCAGCGGTGTCGTTTGCGTCCCTGGACGGCTCCAGGCCCTCGACGCTGCGCGCTGGCACGGCCGAGGGACCGCTCCTGGGGGGAAACCTGGCGACGCTGGTCCGGCTGGTGGGCACGCCGTACCTGCCCGATCTCCGTGGCTGCCTGCTCTTCCTGGAAGATGTGGGGGAGGTGCCGTACCGACTGGATGCGTTGTTTGCCCAGTTGAAACTGGCCGGCCACCTCGAGGGTCTGGCAGGCGTGATCCTGGGCGCCTTCACCGACTCGGACCCGCCGCACAACCGCCCGTCATTTTCGGTCGATGAGGTCTTGCAGCACTATTTTGGTGGCGCGTCCTACCCGGTGGTCTCGGACTGGAATTACGGGCATTTCCCTCGCAAGATGAGCCTGCCCATCGGACCCCGGGCGCGCCTGGTGGCGGACCCTGCCGCGGCGACGCTGCAATTGCTGGAGCCGCTCAGGATCTAGGCCCGCGCAATCTCCGGAGCGGGCCCAGGGGCGGCCTATTCATTCGGTCTTGATCGCCACTTCGGTCCTTCCGGCGCCCCCCCAACCGTAACATGCAGGATGCGCGTCGCGGTGTTTGCGTCAGGCAGCGGCTCCAACTTTCAAGCCCTGATTGACGCGTCGATTTCGGGTAGTCTCCAGGCCACGATGGCCCTTTGTGTCAGCAACCGCTCGACGGCCGGTGCTCTGACGCGCGCGGAAACTGCCGGAATTGCGACCTGCGTGCTCGACCCGAGCGACTTCGACGAAGCAACCTACGCTCAACACCTGCTCGGCAGCCTTGAGCAGGAGCGCATCGACTTCATTGCGTTGGCCGGTTACCTGCGCAAGATTCCTCAGGCGGTAGTGGATCGGTTTCGCGGACGCATGGTGAACATCCATCCGGCCCTGCTTCCTGCACACGGTGGCCCCGGTATGTACGGGAAGCACGTCCACCGGGCCGTGCTGGAAGCAGGAGACGAGTTCTCGGGGGCCACCGTGCACTTTGTGGATGAGGACTACGACACCGGCGCCATCATTCTGCAGGACACGGTGCCGGTTCTCCCAGACGACAATCCCGAGTCCCTTGCCGCCCGCGTGCTCGAAATCGAGCATCGTCTCTATCCCGAGGCCCTGCGCCTCATCGCCCAGGGACGCGTACGAGTTCGCCAAGGACGCGTCACCATCACTTTTCCACTCCAGTACGCATGATTCAGTCCAAGGACCTCCCCCCTCCGGACGACCACTACACCATTCGCCGCGCGCTGCTTTCGGTGTTTGACAAGACGGGCCTCGTCGAACTCGGACAGGGGCTCAGCCGCCAGGGCGTGGAACTGCTTTCCACCGGCGGCAGTGCGCGCACCCTGCGCGAGGCGGGTATCCAGGTGACCGACGTTTCCGAGGTAACGGGATTCCCGGAAATCCTGGACGGCCGCGTAAAAACCCTGCATCCGCTGATCCACGGCGGACTGCTCGCGCGGCGCAACGACCCGGAAGATCAGCAGACACTCGGCGCACACGGCATTCCCCCCATCGATCTCGTCGTCGTCAACCTCTACCCGTTCAGCAAGGCGACCGCCGACCCGGAAACGACGGACGCCATCGCAATCGAGAACATCGACATCGGTGGCCCCACCATGATCCGCGCCGCCGCCAAGAACTTCTTCTACCGGTGTGTGGTCACGGACCCAGGAGACTATCACGGGCTCCTTGAGGAAATGGAGGCAAACGGCGGAGCGGTCGGCATGGCGACCCGGCGACGTCTGGCCCACAAGGCCTTCTCCCACACGGCCGGCTATGACGCAGCCATCGACGCCTATTTCTCGCGTGCCGGCGATACCGCACCGGCCTTCCGGGTCACTGAGCCGCTTTCGGCAAGTCTGCGCTACGGTGAGAATCCGCACCAGGCAGCCGCCCTTTACGGAGACCCGGGGCGCTATTTCACCAAGCACCACGGCAAGGACCTGTCGTTCAACAACATCCTGGACCTGAGCGCCGCGCTGCGGCTGATCCGGGAGTTCGCCGAGGCACCGCCTACCTGTGCCATCCTGAAGCACACGAATCCGTGTGGAGTCGGCACGGCCGATGGGCTCATGAGGGCCTACGAACGGGCATTTGCCACGGATCGGCAGAGTCCCTTTGGAGGCATCGTCGTGGTTAATCGCGCGCTCGATCTGCAGACAGCAGAGGCCATCAACAAGGTGTTCACGGAAATCATCATCGCTCCGGATTACGAGGAGGATGCGATGGAATTCCTTCGACGCAAGAAGAACCGCAGGCTCATCACGTTCGACCCGGATGCCGGCGAAGACGCGCGGGATGTCCGTTCTGTCGTAGGCGGCTTCCTGATCCAGGACCTGGACCCAACCCTTCCAGATGCAGGCGCCATGAGGGAACGCGTACAGGTGGTCACCGAGCGGCAGCCGACCCCTCAGGAGTGGCAGGACCTGGATTTCGCCTGGCGGGTGGCAAAACACGTCAAGAGCAACGCCATTGTCTACGCACGAAACGGCGCGACAGTGGGGATTGGAGCAGGCCAGATGTCACGCATCGATGCCTCTGAGATCGCGGTCTCGAAGGGAGCAAAATCCGAACTCGATTTCGCTGGCTCCGTTGTAGCTTCCGATGCATTCTTCCCATTCGCAGACGGACTCGTAGAGGCGGCGCAGGCTGGTGCCCGGGCCGCCATTCAACCAGGCGGCTCCGTTCGCGATGAGGAGGTCATTGCCGCAGCCAACGAGCGGGGCATTGCCATGGTTTTCACCGGACAGCGCCACTTCCGCCATTGAGTCCGGGCCAGCCCGCATTCTGACACCATGATTCGTTTCTGGGAGCGATTTGCTGATTGGATTCTGCTCTTCGCCCTGGTTCTGGTGTCCTTGATGGTCATGCTGACCGTCAATCAGCCCATGATTCAGGGGCTGCGTGCACGGGCCCTGGAAGTCTCCGCCTCCGTTGAGCACCGGCTGGCCACTGCAGGCCGGTACATGAATGCCCTGGATGAGAACCAGCGGCTTCGTGACGAGAACATTCGCCTCTCCAGCCGGCTCGCGCTCGCCCGGGAAGCCGAGATGGAGAATGAGCGGTTGCGCGGCTTGCTGGCCCTGCCGGACTCGGCCACGGGTCCCCGAGTAGCAGCTCGCGTGGTCGGCAAGGACATTACCCGACAGCGCAACGTGCTGGTGCTCGACGTCGGCAGTCGGCACGGCATCCAGCGCGGCATGGCGGTGATCGAACCGCGCGGGCTGGTCGGAGTGGTGGAACTGGTGAGCCCGAATTACTCCCGGGTGCGCTCCTACCTCAACCCCGACTTCAAGACCTCGGTCAAGATCTACCCCTCCCTGAGTGACGGCCTGCTCGAGCGAAGCCCCGACCGACCAGATCGCCTGCGCGTGCTGCACGTGTCCACCGACGATGACATTCGGGTGGGCCACCGTGTGGTGACCAGCGGCTACTCCCAGTACTTTCGGCCGGGCATCGAGGTGGGCACCATTGACCTCCTGACCACCGACGAGAGCGAGCTGTTCTGGAGCATTCAGGTCGCGCCGTCGGTGCCGCTGTCCAGCGTACAGCATGTTTTTGTCGTCACCCAATTCCCCGACTTCGAGCGCATCGAACTCGAAGAACAGACTGAACCGGACGCATGAGACTGCTCGTGGCCCTGCTGCTTTGTGCAGCAATCACCCTGCCGGCGATCGGTCAGGATTCACCCCGCAACGAGCGGCAGCTTCGCAGAGCGCTTGATCGGCTGGTCGCAGACACCTCGCTCGTCAACGCCACCATCGGCGTCTCGGTGGTGGACCTGGCGACCGGGCGCACGCTGTACGCGCACAATGCGAACAAGACGCTGATGCCGGCCTCGAATACCAAGCTGTACACCACCGCGGCAGCGCTGGATCAACTTGGCGCAGACTTCCGATGGAGCACTCCGGTGTATGCAGACGGGATTGTCGAGCATGGCGTGCTGAAGGGAAACCTGGTGGTTGTCGGATCCGGCGACCCCTCCATCGGCCGTCAGTTCCAGGACTGCGACATAGTGGAGGTTTTTCGCGGCTGGGCAGACGCGGTGAAAGCCGCCGGAATCCGAACGGTAGACGGCCATCTGATTGGTGATGACAACGCGTTTGACGATCTCCAGCTGGGATACGGATGGTCCTGGGACGATGAGCCCTGGTACTATTCCGCAGAGATCAGCGCACTGTCGTTCAACGACAATACCGTGGACATAACGGTCGAGCCCACCGTGCCGGGCGGCCCCGGCACCGTCACATGGGAGCCGTCCATGACCGACTACATGGACGTCTGGAATGCCACGGTGACCGTGCCCGATTCCATGCGCCTCCGGGAAGGCTACGAACGGGACCGACAGGGAAACCGACTCGTCATCTCAACGCGCGTGCCGGTGGGCTATACCGAAGAAGAAGCGATCTCGGTGCACAACCCCACCCGCTACTTCCTGCATGTCCTGCGCGAAACGCTGATTGCAGAGGGCATCGCCGTCACAGGTGGCATCCATGACATCGACGACATCCCCTCGCTGCCGGCCGTTTCCGGCACGCAGCCCATCGCTCGTCACACGTCGGTGCCCCTGTCGGATGTGGTCGAGGTGATCAACAAGGACAGCAACAATCTGTACGCCGAGCTGGTGCTGAAGACGCTTGGCGCGCAGCTGCCGGACTCAACCAGCGATGCAGATCCAGGCTCGGCGGCCATGGGTTGGGCAGCCGGTATGCGCACGCTGGCGGCGGCGCGTGTCGACACGGCGCGTATCCGTCTGGCTGACGGCTCAGGCCTGTCCCGGATGAACTTCGTCAGTCCGGAGATGAGTACGGCGCTGCTGCAATACATGGCTTCCCATCCGGACAGCACCGTTCGCAGTGTCTGGTATGATTCGCTTCCGATCGCAGGGGTCGACGGCACGCTGGAATACCGTATGCGCGGCACGTCCGCCGAGGGCAACGTGAGGGCCAAAACGGGCACGCTGACCGGTGCTTCTGCACTGAGCGGGTACGTGACTACCTCCCGGGGAACACCCTTGGCCTTCAGCCTGATGATGAACCTGTATCACGGGTCCTCACGGGACGCGCGGCGCATACAGGATTTAATTAGTGAAACGTTGGCGCGGTACCGTCGTTAGGCTCTATTGTTTAGGCGGAAGTCCAGATAGGGCAACGACTTCCGCATACTACGTATTTGTTCGCATTCAGGTATCCGTCCGGGAGCCGTTATTCCCTCAACGGCTCTCGATCAAGCAATAGTATTTCAGTGTCTCCTGCCGGTAAACTCCCCAGCGCCGGCGCCACCATCCGAAGCACTACCGTTGTAGGGGTGCGCCGTGGCGGCCGTGTCGCGCTTGGCTCTGATGGCCAGGCAACGTTGGGCAATACAGTCATGAAGCATCGCGCTCAAAAAGTGCGCGCGCTGTACAACGGAAAGATCCTAGCCGGATTCGCTGGCGCCACCGCGGACGCCTTTACGCTGTTCGAGCGGTTTGAGGAAAAACTCCAGCAATACGGCGGTCAGGTGACCCGCGCAGCAGTAGAGCTGGCCAAGGACTGGAGAACCGACCGATACCTGCGTCGCCTGGAAGCGCTTCTGGCCGTCGCTTCGGAAGACAAACTTCTCCTGATCAGCGGAAACGGAGACGTGATCGAGCCGGACGACGATGTGCTTGCAATCGGCTCAGGAGGACCCTTCGCTCTCGCCGCGGCGAGGGCGCTGGTCGAACACGCAGAGGGACTCTCGGCGCGGCAAATTGTCGCTCAGTCTCTGACCATCGCCGCGGATATCTGCATCTACACCAACCACAACCAGACGATTCTGGAGCTGCCGGCCCCGGATAGCGCTGACTGACGACATGGGACGGCTACGAGGGCACGGCACTTCCGACCATGGTGAGAATCTGGCCTTGATTCTCATCGACTTCGACAACCTGTCGCAAGCATTTGCCAATACCGCGACCGAGAAGGGACACCGCATCATCATGAGCATGGTGTCCGAGCTACGGCGTTACCTCGCTGAGGAGCTGCGCATCAAGCCGGTCCGCGCCGTGGCGTACGGCGATTTCGGTGGACACGGGGAGGATGCCTCGTCGGTCATGAGCGCCCTCGCCTCGGCCGGCGTCGAGACCCGGCATGTGCCGTCGGGCATCCAGGGCACCAACACCTGCATGACCCTGACCATTGACGGCACGGAGTTGCTGCACGCGCGCCCCGATCTCTCTGCGTTCGTGGTCCTCTCCGGCAATAACTGGTACGTGCCTTTCATCCAGCACCTGCAGCGCTTCGGCAAGTTCGTGCTGGTGGCGGCCCTTGACCTGCCGCCGTCCATCTCGCAGCTATGGAGTGAAGTATCTGATGCATTCCTGAACGGGCGCTTCCTGCTGGACTCATCCGATCGGGACTCGATCGCCCTCAGACGCCGTGGCACGCAAACCGGCGAGCAGCCGGTTGACGATCCTCAGGAGCGGGCTCCCAAGGAAACTCATCGCGTGGAGGACGCCGGTGCCTTCCGCACACTCGAACTCATAGACGAGTTCTTCGGGCAGTACGAGGAAGTCTATCTGACGCCTCTCCTCCGCAAGATGAGCGAAATGCTCGACGAGGATGACGGGGAGCCCAAGGATCTGGTGAATCTCCTGCAGGACGCGGGCGTTGTGTGGCTCGAGAAACGTCGCGGATTCCCGTACGACTACACCGTTCTCATGGTGAACGAGAAGCATCCGGACGTCGTGGATGTACGAGCGGCTTCAGCCGACTACGACATGGACGACTACCCGGCGGAGTACGACGACGACGACGACGTCGAAGATCACGAATACGAGAACAGTGAGGCCTGACCCGGTCAGGAGCCTCCGGACATAGTGGATGAGTGAGTTGACCCCGCGGCAGATCGTCGCGGAACTGGATACGTACATCGTCGGGCAAACTGAGGCCAAGAAAAGTGTGGCCATCGCCCTGCGCAACCGGTGGAGACGGCTGAACGCTGCTCCGGAGATGCGCGAGGAGATCATGCCCAACAACATCATCTTGATCGGCCCGACGGGGGTCGGCAAGACGGAAATCGCACGGCGCCTTGCGCGTCTGGCCGCCGCTCCCTTCCTGAAGGTGGAGGCTACGAAGTTCACCGAGGTGGGCTACGTGGGCCGGGACGTGGAGAGCATGATCCGCGACCTCATGGAGTTCGCGATCAACATGGTGCGCGAGGAGCATACCGAGGGCGTTCAGGAGCGGGCTCGAGAACTGGCTGACGAGCGCATTCTGGACATCCTGATTCCCGCCGCTCCGGCACCCCAAAAGCCCGCCGTGACCGGCCCAGGCTTTACCATGGCCCAGCCGCAACAGGTTGAGCAGCCTGCCTCCAATGACGAGTTGCGCACCCGCACCAGGGAGAAATTCCGCAAGATGCTCGCCGAGGGCGAGTTGGACGAGCGCGAGGTTGAGGTTGAAGTCTCCTCGGAGGGATCAAACCCCATGCTTCAGGTCTTCGGGCCGATGGGCATTGAGGAAATGGGGGTCAACCTTCAGGACCTGTTCGGGGGGCTGGGCGGCAAGAAGCGCAAGAAGCGCCGAATGCCCATCGAGGAGGCCCGTCGTGTCCTTACCCAGGAGGAAGCCGGCAAGCTGATCGACATGGACCGCGTCACGCGCGAGGCTGTGAAGCGTGTGGAGCAGTCCGGTATCGTCTTCATCGACGAAATCGACAAGGTCGCAGCACGCAGCGGCCGCTCCGGCGGCAGCGGACCGGACGTTTCGCGCGAAGGCGTTCAGCGCGATCTGCTGCCCATCGTGGAAGGCTCCGGCGTCATGACCAAATACGGATTGGTCAAGACGGACCACATCCTCTTTATCGCGAGCGGAGCGTTCCATGTCTCGAAACCCAGCGATCTGATCCCGGAACTGCAGGGGCGCTTCCCCATCCGGGTCGAACTCGAGAGCCTCTCAGAGGAGGATTTCCTCAAGATCCTGACACTGCCCAGGAACGCCCTGCTAAAGCAGTACCAGGCCCTGCTGGCTTCCGAAGGTGTTCGGGTAACCTTTACCGATGACGCGGTCACAGAGATGGCCTCCATCGCCGCCCGCGTCAACGCTGAGGTGGAGAACATCGGCGCCCGTCGCCTGCACACCATCCTGACGACCCTGCTCGAGGACATCCTCTTCAACGTGCCCGATGAGATCTCGGATGCGGACATTGTGATCGATGCGGCGCGGGTTCGTGAGAAGCTTTCCGATATTGTCGAGAATCGCGACCTGAGCCAGTACATCCTTTGAGCCCCGCGCCACCCGCATCGGACACCCCCTTCCGGACGGTGTTTTCGGATCCGCGTTATGTGCGGGCGATGTGCAAGGTGGGCTCGCTCCAGGTGTATGAGCATGAGGAGGTAGGAACGCTCGCGTGGCGAAAGCGGGGCCCGGTTCGGGAGGTGGTGCTGCCGCCGTTTACACCCTTCTCCGGGCTCACTATCCCGGCCCTGGCCGAGACAGACGTGCACGGCTCCCGGGACCCCCTGAACCGCGTTGCGCGGCACCTGGACCAGGAATTTGATCGGGTGCGACTGCATCTCCCGCCTGAGGCGACCGATGCGCGTGCCCTGCAGTGGGCCGGCTGGCAGGTCTCCCCCCTGTATACCTACCTGATCTCAGTGGCCGCCGGCCAGGCTGCCTGGTCCTCCGGCTCCCGCCGAGCGGTGCGCAAGGAAGCCTCCACTTTCCAGGTCGTTGAGGACGCAGGTCGTGCCCAGGAGGTGGTCCGCCTCGTTCTGGATGGCTATGAGCGCAACGGACGTGCGCTGGCGTTCTCCTCTCACAGTGTAACAGAGGCGGCGTCGGGGCTCCTGGAGGCCGGATTGGGGCGCTGCCTGGTCGCCCTTCGAGACGGACAGGCGGAGGCGGGCGTAGTGTTTCTGGTCGATGGGCCCCGTGCCTGGTACTGGCTTGCCGGAAGCAAACCCGGCCCGGCGATGACGGTGCTCATGGCATCCGCGCTTGAGAAGCTGGGCGCCCTTGGAGTCACCGACATCGACATGGTCGGCGCAAATACCGCGACGATCGCGGAGTTCAAGCGGCGGCTGGGCGGCCGCCTGGTGCCCTATTGGGCGGCGACGCGGTCAACGGGGCTTGTGGCACGCGGTGTAGCCGCGCTTGCTGCACTTCGGGGCCGGTGAGCCGCCAGGCCCGCCTGCTGCTTCCGGTGCTGGTAACGGCGCTCGTCGCTCCGCTCCTGGCGGTGTTTCGGTTTGGATACGCCTTTGGCATCAGCGATCAGGATGAGTTTCTCCCGCTGCTGCGCGCGCGCATTGAGCCACCCCTGCTGGAGCATGACTGGTTTGTGACCTCACAGCTCGACTCCTTTCACATCAGGTCGGGCTTTGTCTCGATACTTGAGATTCCGGCGCGTCTCCTGGGTGTCGAACTCGCCACAGGACTGCTGTGGGTGGCGGCTGCCCTTTCCCTGGCCGTGAGCATCCACCTGATTGCCCGAAAGCTGGGTGCCGCTCCGTTTGGAGCGTTCGTCGCCGCCGTGCTGGCGCTGGCACTTCTACCCCGCTGGACCCTGGGCGGGAACGCAGCCTGGTCCTCCATGCTGGTACCCTCCATGTTGGCCTGGGCGCTGTGTCTTCCGGCCGTGCTGCTGATCCTGCACCGTCGTGCCCTGGCTGCCGGCGTGCTGGTCGGGGTCGCCGCCTGGGTGCAGATCCT containing:
- a CDS encoding GNAT family N-acetyltransferase translates to MSPAPPASDTPFRTVFSDPRYVRAMCKVGSLQVYEHEEVGTLAWRKRGPVREVVLPPFTPFSGLTIPALAETDVHGSRDPLNRVARHLDQEFDRVRLHLPPEATDARALQWAGWQVSPLYTYLISVAAGQAAWSSGSRRAVRKEASTFQVVEDAGRAQEVVRLVLDGYERNGRALAFSSHSVTEAASGLLEAGLGRCLVALRDGQAEAGVVFLVDGPRAWYWLAGSKPGPAMTVLMASALEKLGALGVTDIDMVGANTATIAEFKRRLGGRLVPYWAATRSTGLVARGVAALAALRGR